In Mercenaria mercenaria strain notata chromosome 14, MADL_Memer_1, whole genome shotgun sequence, the following are encoded in one genomic region:
- the LOC123527904 gene encoding eukaryotic translation initiation factor 4 gamma 1-like, producing the protein MNVRPRYPNPANPQSMIYGPQMIYAMGQGNPFPGQQQIIMNASMIQQQRMPSPQYNAGGMQSNQTGYIHQMPPQQPPISYSQGYGNQPLFMGSQATSQRPPSTQGQPQQQYAKPKEKKHILSIVDPNSGKDVTAEILKTTQSSTEVTGSSDSGSRSTPVGNAEEAQAQSGESNAIAAQFAALVAAKLYHPPDGESPPSQTPPPSQQQQVPPTHGAVPGAQAPNVASGGEHAHPVATGPSPAPPVQELPAQIPIQPQSVHVDSATDSSKTHPSLSNGAPVPPLEVAKPLEVVKPSEVQPVVETETATTNVDSSASNAKKSVETSEPVTVSVISAPVVSERTTVSDEHSDSSSGREMTPEVNIVPPTPVEKKPDMEIPETIKEPTKSEEPVAEVSVPKKQKSKSKKKDLNKKGEQIAGSEFDAYTDTSVPVEPEQPEATPSVPEVPEPVEETPKPAVPEEPVAEKTTESETPSPTPTDENIPKVEIKIEDENDELEEGEIVDDEEEETMSMGLRYKYAEEQWSPLNPEGKKHYDREFLLQFQNDYNAIQKPAGLPDIPDIILDKPQGMGRQFSREMAGGSSGGQEFIDFTPKYVWGGGGGGGGGQKPRGLPRQPSNQKNKSGPPTRHINVSISKDIELHKAKEAWKPSHTDAKKEKEKETGEEDAKDANTEELYKKTRSILNKLTPQKFQTLVSQMQALPIDSENKLKGVIDLVFEKAISEPGFSVAYANMCRCLSMFKVQSESKPGEMVNFRAVLLTRCQREFEKDKSSEALFITKREEIEKAEDGAKKEELKQDLAYEESKAKRRSLGNIRFIGELFKLKMLTENIMHDCVFKLLRTKDPENLECLCRLLTTIGKELDVDKAKPRMDQYFQQMGKIVNEKKTSSRVRFMLQDVMDLRTNKWVPRRVDNNPKTIDQIHKEVAQEAQEKALLSQQNQMQQRAQRGGRRGGPPDQRGGGADGWNTVVGNRTPLKSVDRSIDPSKMKLSKQNVDESAIQLGPGGGAGRFSGWGRGSTGGTTGRPSQEKEKPNTPANRFSALSRPDEDQGRRFGGVSPARGEGRGRGFGRPPSLGARRSQESERERAVAAAKAIGASQSVDGGHRERSRGRAEPEPQPSPVQPASTELKVLSEKDMEKKTKAILDEYFAIQDMKEAILCVQELSAQNHHHFVYNAINHVLERSSQARKQTGHILHDLVKQTVISVDNYIKGLVEVLEFAEDLEIDIPKIWQYYGELISPMIQDNSVPLSFLKQAAAPLIANNKAGVLLAEILHDASHREGHKKVAGLWTSSGLHWSDFVPKNQVEQFLKDKGLEYTNGGDSAPTTPTTGLPLKEIEVKLHELIVQNKADNESVFDWIEGNVDDPTTRRAKFIRALMTAVCYSAIKGDKGKERLEPKEISARNDLLQKYLDHQADSELQALYAVQALIAKLEHPQGVLRGMFDTLYDEDIISEDAFFQWEKSEEEPEGKGVCLKQAIQFFTWLREAEEDS; encoded by the exons ATGAATGTGAGACCAAGATACCCCAATCCTGCAAACCCACAGTCAATGATCTATGGACCACAAATGATATATGCTATGGGACAGGGAAATCCTTTCCCAGGACAACAACAAATTATAATGAATGCTAGCATG ATTCAACAACAGAGAATGCCAAGCCCACAATATAATGCTGGTGGCATGCAATCCAATCAGACTGGATACATCCACCAGATGCCCCCACAGCAGCCTCCTATCTCCTACTCTCAGGGCTATGGGAACCAGCCATTGTTCATGGGGAGCCAGGCCACAAGTCAGCGACCCCCTTCTACACAAGGACAGCCACAGCAACAGTATGCTAAACCAAAGGAGAAAAAACATATACTTAGTATCGTTGATCCAAATAGCGGAAAAGACGTAACAGCAGAAATACTAAAGACGACACAAAGTTCAACAGAAGTAACAGGATCTTCAGATTCCGGGTCCCGAAGTACACCTGTTGGAAATGCAGAG GAAGCACAAGCACAGAGTGGAGAGTCTAATGCAATAGCAGCACAGTTTGCAGCACTTGTTGCTGCCAAACTTTACCATCCTCCTGATGGGGAAAGCCCCCCCAGTCAGACACCGCCTCCTTCACAGCAACAACAGGTGCCTCCGACACATGGAGCTGTACCAGGGGCTCAGGCTCCAAACGTAGCAAGCGGGGGAGAGCATGCTCATCCAGTTGCAACAGGTCCAAGTCCTGCTCCGCCAGTTCAAGAACTGCCAGCACAGATCCCTATTCAGCCACAATCTGTACATGTAGATAGTGCAACAGACAGCTCTAAAACTCATCCAAGTCTTTCAAACGGTGCACCTGTGCCACCTTTAGAAGTTGCAAAACCTTTAGAAGTTGTAAAACCTTCTGAAGTGCAACCTGTAGTGGAAACTGAGACAGCAACAACAAATGTAGATAGTAGTGCATCAAATGCTAAAAAATCAGTTGAAACCTCAGAACCAGTGACAGTTAGTGTTATTAGTGCACCAGTTGTCTCGGAAAGAACTACTGTTAGTGATGAGCATAGTGACTCTAGTAGTGGTCGCGAAATGACTCCGGAGGTAAATATTGTGCCGCCAACCCCTGTGGAAAAGAAACCAGACATGGAAATACCAGAAACAATCAAGGAACCAACAAAATCTGAAGAACCAGTGGCTGAAGTTTCAG TTCCCAAAAAGCAGAAATCAAAGTCAAAGAAAAAGGACTTGAACAAGAAAGGAGAGCAGATAGCTGGCTCAGAGTTCGATGCCTACACTGATACATCAGTT ccaGTTGAACCTGAACAGCCAGAAGCTACACCCAGTGTTCCAGAAGTCCCCGAACCAGTTGAAGAAACCCCCAAACCAGCAGTGCCTGAAGAACCAGTCGCAGAGAAAACCACAGAGTCAGAGACACCATCACCTACACCTACAGATGAAAACATACCCAAGGTGGAAATCAAGATTGAAGATGAAAATGACGAATTAGAGGAAGGTGAAATTGTAGATGATGAAGAGGAAGAGACAATGAGTATGGGACTTAGATACAAGTATGCAGAAG AGCAATGGAGTCCCTTGAATCCTGAGGGAAAGAAGCACTATGACAGAGAATTCTTGTTACAGTTCCAAAATGATTACAATGCCATTCAGAAGCCAGCAGGGCTTCCCGACATTCCAGATATCATTCTCGACAAG CCCCAGGGAATGGGACGTCAATTTAGTCGAGAGATGGCTGGAGGTAGTTCCGGCGGGCAAGAGTTTATTGATTTCACCCCCAAATATGTATGGGGTGgcggtggtggtggaggaggaggcCAAAAG CCCCGTGGTCTACCTCGTCAACCTAGCAACCAGAAAAACAAAAGTGGTCCACCCACTCGTCACATTAATGTCTCAATTAGTAAAGATATAGAACTACACAAAGCAAAGGAGGCATGGAAACCGTCGCATACAGATGCaaagaaagagaaagagaaaGAGACTGGTGAAGAGGATGCTAAGGATGCTAACACAGAG GAATTGTACAAGAAGACAAGAAGTATATTGAACAAGTTGACTCCACAGAAGTTCCAGACACTTGTCTCCCAGATGCAGGCATTACCTATAGACtcagaaaataaattgaaaggagTCATTGATTTAGTCTTTGAAAAG GCAATCAGTGAACCCGGTTTCAGTGTAGCATATGCCAATATGTGTAGATGTTTGTCAATG TTCAAAGTTCAGTCGGAATCTAAACCAGGAGAAATGGTGAATTTTCGAGCTGTGTTATTGACAAGATGTCAGAGGGAATTCGAGAAGGATAAATCGTCAGAAGCCCTGTTTATAACTAAGAGGGAAGAAATAGAGAAGGCAGAGGAT GGAGCAAAGAAAGAAGAATTAAAACAGGATTTAGCGTATGAAGAATCTAAAGCTAAACGAAGATCATTAGGAAATATTAG GTTTATAGGAGagttattcaaattgaaaatgttgacagaaaATATTATGCATGATTGTGTGTTCAAATTATTACGCACCAAAGATCCAGAGAACCTTGAGTGTTTATGTCGACTACTCACAACTATAGGAAAAGAATTAGATGTAGATAAAGCAAAG CCAAGAATGGATCAGTATTTTCAACAAATGGGCAAAATTGTCAATGAGAAGAAGACTTCATCAAGAGTACGATTTATGTTGCAGGATGTCATGGATTTAAGAACA AACAAATGGGTGCCTCGCCGTGTTGATAACAACCCAAAGACAATAGACCAGATACACAAGGAGGTTGCTCAGGAAGCCCAAGAAAAAGCTTTACTTTCTCAACAAAATCAAATGCAGCAGCGGGCTCAGAGAGGTG GTCGAAGAGGTGGACCTCCCGACCAGAGGGGTGGTGGTGCTGATGGTTGGAACACAGTTGTTGGAAACAGAACTCCGCTCAAATCTGTAGATAGATCAATAGACCCATCcaaaatgaaattatcaaaa CAAAATGTGGATGAGAGTGCTATTCAGCTGGGTCCTGGTGGTGGTGCTGGCAGATTCTCAGGTTGGGGACGAGGTAGCACCGGGGGAACCACTGGCAGACCTTCACAAGAAAAGGAAAAACCAAACACTCCAGCTAACAG ATTCTCTGCCCTTAGTAGACCAGATGAGGACCAGGGACGTAGATTTGGTGGTGTTAGTCCTGCTCGAGGTGAGGGTAGAGGACGTGGCTTTGGAAGGCCACCATCATTAGGTGCCAGACGGTCTCAGGAATCAGAACGGGAAAGAGCTGTAGCAGCAGCTAA AGCAATTGGTGCCAGTCAGTCTGTCGATGGTGGTCACAGAGAGAGAAGTCGTGGGCGTGCTGAACCGGAGCCTCAACCATCACCGGTTCAACCAGCATCTACAGAGCTCAAGGTCCtttctgaaaaagatatggaGAAGAAAACCAAAGCTATCCTTGATGAATACTTTGCTATTCAAGATATGAAG GAAGCAATTTTGtgtgttcaggagttatctgcccagAACCATCATCATTTTGTATACAATGCCATCAATCATGTCCTCGAGAGATCTTCACAAGCAAGAAAACAGACTGGCCATATACTGCATGATCTAGTCAAACAAACTGTTATATCTgttgataattatataaaagg GTTGGTAGAAGTGTTGGAGTTTGCAGAAGATTTGGAGATAGACATTCCTAAGATCTGGCAGTATTACGGAGAACTGATCAGCCCTATGATTCAAGATAATAGTGTTCCTTTAAGCTTCCTCAAACAAGCTGCTGCCCCGCTCATCGCAAACAACAAAGCTGGAGTTCTTCTCGCAGAAATCCTTCATGATGCTAGTCACAGAGAG GGTCATAAGAAGGTGGCAGGTCTGTGGACCAGCTCTGGGTTACATTGGTCAGATTTTGTGCCTAAAAACCAAGTTGAACAGTTCCTAAAAGATAAG GGACTGGAATACACAAATGGAGGTGATAGTGCCCCAACCACCCCCACAACTGGGCTTCCATTGAAGGAGATTGAAGTAAAATTGCACGAGCTCATCGTGCAGAACAAGGCAGATAATGAGTCTGTATTCGATTGGATCGAAGGCAATGTGGATGATCCTACAACAAGAAGAGCGAAATTTATACGTGCTCTTATGACTGCTGTGTGTTATAGTGCAATCAAAG